A single region of the Gilliamella apis genome encodes:
- a CDS encoding 6-phospho-beta-glucosidase: protein MTKKPFLWGGALAAHQFEGGWNEGGKGPSVVDVMTAGAHGVARQITQDIEAGKFYPNHTAIDFYHHYKEDIKLFAELGLKCLRTSIAWTRIFPNGDELEPNEAGLQFYDDVFDELIANGIEPVITLSHFEIPLHIARHYGGFRNRKTVEFFERFAISCFERYKNKVKYWMTFNEINNQMDTSNPIFFWTNSGVQVEPGENPQEVLYQVAHYELLASAKAVIAGKKINPNFEIGCMISHVPIYPYSCNPEDMMASEIAMHQRFFFPDVHVRGYYPAYALKEFEREGYKLDITEDDLACLKQGTVDYIGFSYYMSTVVKADAKNEHRDNIVNGALPNAVENPYIKSSDWGWPIDPEGLRYTLNRLYDRYQLPLFIVENGFGAIDELEHDNQIHDKPRIEYLGAHIKAMQKAMDYDGVDVIGYTAWGIIDVVSFTTGEMKKRYGVIYVDRDNEGNGSMKRYKKESFEWYKNVIKTNGQNLK, encoded by the coding sequence ATGACTAAGAAACCATTTTTATGGGGTGGCGCATTAGCTGCTCACCAATTTGAAGGCGGTTGGAATGAAGGAGGAAAAGGACCAAGCGTGGTTGATGTCATGACCGCTGGTGCTCATGGCGTTGCAAGACAAATCACTCAAGATATCGAAGCTGGTAAATTTTATCCAAATCATACCGCAATTGATTTTTATCATCATTATAAAGAGGATATTAAGTTATTTGCTGAATTAGGTTTGAAATGTTTACGTACTTCAATTGCTTGGACACGAATCTTTCCTAATGGTGATGAGTTAGAACCAAATGAAGCTGGCCTACAGTTTTATGATGATGTGTTTGATGAACTTATTGCTAATGGAATTGAACCGGTTATCACCCTTTCACACTTTGAAATTCCATTACATATTGCTCGTCATTATGGTGGATTTAGAAATCGCAAAACCGTTGAGTTTTTCGAACGTTTCGCAATTAGTTGTTTTGAGCGCTATAAAAATAAAGTCAAATATTGGATGACGTTCAACGAGATTAATAATCAAATGGATACCAGTAATCCAATCTTCTTTTGGACTAATTCAGGTGTGCAAGTTGAACCTGGTGAAAATCCACAAGAAGTACTTTATCAAGTGGCTCACTATGAATTGTTAGCCAGTGCTAAAGCAGTGATTGCTGGTAAGAAAATTAATCCTAATTTTGAAATTGGTTGTATGATTTCGCATGTGCCAATCTATCCATATTCTTGTAATCCTGAAGATATGATGGCATCAGAAATTGCTATGCATCAACGCTTCTTCTTCCCTGATGTACATGTACGTGGTTATTACCCTGCTTATGCATTAAAAGAGTTTGAACGAGAAGGTTACAAACTTGATATCACTGAAGATGATTTAGCCTGTTTAAAACAAGGAACAGTTGACTACATTGGCTTTAGTTATTATATGTCAACAGTGGTAAAAGCTGATGCTAAAAATGAACATCGTGACAATATTGTTAATGGTGCGCTACCAAACGCGGTAGAAAATCCATATATTAAAAGCAGTGACTGGGGATGGCCAATCGATCCGGAAGGATTGCGTTATACACTTAACCGTTTATATGATCGTTATCAATTACCACTATTCATTGTTGAAAATGGTTTTGGTGCGATCGATGAACTAGAACATGATAACCAAATTCATGATAAACCACGTATTGAATACCTTGGCGCTCATATCAAAGCGATGCAAAAAGCGATGGATTACGATGGTGTTGATGTGATTGGTTATACAGCATGGGGAATTATCGACGTAGTATCTTTCACTACTGGTGAAATGAAAAAACGTTATGGCGTAATTTATGTTGATCGTGACAATGAAGGTAACGGCAGTATGAAACGCTATAAAAAAGAATCATTTGAATGGTATAAAAATGTGATTAAGACTAATGGTCAAAATTTAAAATAA
- a CDS encoding SIMPL domain-containing protein, which produces MKKTFILILLLNISTIFPSQANYNELNVSNSYLELQQLKYGKDLIPVGQINSSIIDSIKLKPDTVEFSITLETEGATPTEASDLNVETMKKLKNYLNTLNITDDNLVTIDYKNRVKTIAKENNQEDNHYQAFLNIVLTIDDNDSFINLNKALDKYNINDISQLEEEKLTNYYLFQITAVANSESKAKEDLYQKYTNIANDLKNIGLTNVSIKSSFVRQIDTDKINEQRYFVNNTLKIKINRLDLIGKIIAKAQELKMKVNNDISYSVSPEAIQTAVKEHETLLLNQLTTKVQRLMAKQYVVGAPISLEIQSRYPEAIYERNNSSSDQMMFKMVSMKNYSNVDIYTPPEYEITLTLSGSFETLKKVEQN; this is translated from the coding sequence ATGAAAAAAACATTTATATTAATTTTGTTACTCAATATAAGCACCATATTTCCATCTCAGGCAAACTATAACGAGTTAAACGTTAGTAACTCTTATTTAGAACTGCAACAATTAAAATATGGAAAAGATCTCATTCCTGTGGGGCAAATTAATTCAAGTATTATTGATAGCATTAAATTAAAACCTGATACAGTTGAATTTTCTATTACTTTAGAAACAGAAGGTGCAACACCTACTGAAGCTTCAGATCTTAACGTTGAGACAATGAAGAAATTAAAAAATTACCTAAACACTCTTAATATCACCGATGATAATTTAGTCACCATAGACTACAAAAACAGAGTTAAAACAATTGCGAAAGAAAACAATCAAGAAGATAACCATTATCAAGCGTTTCTTAATATTGTATTAACTATTGATGATAATGACAGTTTTATCAATCTAAATAAAGCCCTTGATAAATATAATATAAATGATATTTCTCAGCTTGAAGAAGAGAAGTTAACTAACTATTATCTATTCCAAATTACTGCAGTCGCTAATAGTGAAAGTAAAGCAAAAGAAGATCTATACCAAAAATATACTAATATCGCGAATGATTTAAAAAATATTGGTTTAACAAATGTTTCAATTAAGAGCTCGTTTGTCAGACAAATTGATACAGACAAAATTAATGAGCAACGTTATTTTGTTAATAACACTTTAAAAATAAAAATAAATAGACTCGATCTTATCGGTAAGATTATTGCCAAAGCACAAGAGTTAAAAATGAAAGTCAATAATGACATCTCTTATAGCGTATCACCAGAAGCCATTCAAACTGCAGTAAAAGAGCATGAAACTCTTTTATTAAACCAATTAACTACTAAAGTTCAACGTTTAATGGCTAAACAATATGTCGTTGGTGCACCTATTTCACTTGAAATTCAATCAAGATATCCTGAAGCAATTTATGAAAGAAATAACTCTAGTAGTGATCAAATGATGTTCAAAATGGTTTCAATGAAGAACTATAGTAATGTTGATATTTATACACCACCTGAATATGAAATCACCCTAACCTTATCAGGCTCATTCGAAACTCTTAAAAAGGTGGAGCAAAACTAA
- the pyrE gene encoding orotate phosphoribosyltransferase, with translation MKSYKSEFIEFALDRQALKFGEFTLKSGRKSPYFFNAGLFNTGKDLALLGRFYAAALMDANLKYDVIFGPAYKGIPIVSSTVVALSEHHNVDVPYCFNRKEAKDHGEGGNLVGSSIYQQRVMLVDDVITAGTAIRESMRILEDNQSKLAGVLICLDRQEKGRGELSAIQEIKQTYSCDVISIITLDDLIQYLYRDPSRKDQVVQVEAYRSEYGIK, from the coding sequence ATGAAATCATATAAGAGTGAATTTATAGAATTTGCTTTAGATAGGCAAGCATTAAAATTTGGTGAGTTTACCTTAAAATCAGGACGGAAAAGTCCCTATTTTTTTAATGCAGGACTATTTAATACCGGAAAGGATTTGGCGTTATTAGGTCGTTTTTATGCCGCTGCATTAATGGATGCAAATTTAAAATATGATGTCATCTTTGGTCCTGCCTATAAAGGTATCCCAATTGTCTCATCTACAGTTGTGGCTTTATCCGAGCACCACAATGTTGATGTACCTTATTGCTTTAACCGAAAAGAAGCTAAAGATCATGGTGAAGGTGGTAATTTAGTTGGTAGTTCTATTTATCAACAACGCGTCATGTTAGTTGATGATGTAATTACCGCTGGTACTGCAATTCGTGAATCAATGCGAATTTTAGAAGATAATCAATCTAAACTTGCTGGCGTATTAATCTGTCTTGATCGTCAAGAAAAAGGTAGAGGTGAATTATCCGCTATTCAAGAAATCAAACAAACTTATAGTTGTGACGTAATTTCGATTATCACTTTAGATGATTTGATCCAATATCTTTATCGTGATCCATCACGTAAAGACCAAGTAGTCCAAGTCGAAGCATATCGTTCTGAATATGGCATTAAATAA
- a CDS encoding YicC/YloC family endoribonuclease, protein MISSMTAYARKELNQSWGSASWELRSVNQRYLETYIRLPEQFRSLEPIIRERLRARLTRGKVECNLRFELDPAAQHQELSLNIELAKQILAAGDWIKREYQTGQINPLDVLRWPGVMSSKEQNLDTISQEILALLETAIDEFIAVREREGKALCELITQRLQAITVEVDKIRTWMPQILEWQKERLKSKLEEANIDLDNSRLEQEIVMVAQKIDVAEELDRLMTHVNETYSILKKNEAVGRRLDFMMQEFNRESNTIASKSINADVTASAIELKVLIEQIREQVQNIE, encoded by the coding sequence ATGATTTCTAGTATGACCGCATATGCGCGAAAAGAGTTGAACCAATCATGGGGTAGTGCTTCTTGGGAGTTACGTTCGGTCAATCAACGCTACCTAGAAACCTATATTCGTTTACCCGAACAGTTTCGTTCTCTGGAGCCAATTATTCGTGAACGACTTCGTGCACGATTAACGCGCGGAAAAGTCGAATGTAATTTACGTTTCGAATTAGATCCAGCAGCACAACATCAAGAATTGTCATTAAACATTGAACTTGCTAAACAAATATTAGCTGCTGGTGACTGGATAAAACGTGAGTATCAAACGGGACAAATAAATCCGCTTGATGTTTTACGTTGGCCTGGTGTCATGTCAAGCAAAGAACAAAATTTGGATACTATTTCGCAAGAAATTTTGGCTTTACTTGAAACCGCTATTGATGAGTTTATCGCCGTTAGGGAGCGTGAAGGTAAAGCGCTTTGTGAATTAATTACTCAACGCTTACAAGCGATAACCGTGGAAGTTGATAAAATTCGTACTTGGATGCCGCAGATTTTAGAATGGCAAAAAGAACGATTAAAAAGTAAGCTTGAAGAAGCTAATATTGATCTTGATAATTCACGTTTAGAACAAGAAATTGTTATGGTTGCCCAAAAAATTGATGTCGCTGAAGAACTAGATCGGTTAATGACGCATGTTAACGAAACATATTCGATCTTAAAGAAAAATGAGGCAGTAGGTCGTCGACTCGATTTTATGATGCAAGAGTTCAACCGTGAATCTAATACTATTGCTTCAAAATCAATTAATGCTGATGTAACCGCTAGCGCGATTGAACTCAAAGTGTTGATTGAGCAAATCCGCGAGCAAGTACAAAATATCGAATAA
- a CDS encoding GntR family transcriptional regulator yields the protein MLKYQDVAKKIQQAIYQQNLPKGTQLPNIEGLIQQYQVSRTTIIKALNRLERHGVIYQIQGSGIFVRQPKKQGYLNFLESHGFSVDLNDLPGSSQVFNVDVMQPNVKVKEYLQCEDDEYVYYIKRLRLVEGKVYGFEQSYYRKKIVSYLNKEIAENSIFSYVKDICKVNIGFSDKYFKAIKLDEDIAPYLGLNAGDPALCVEEIFYTSSGEPFDFSQIIYHYDNAKFFVQSHSK from the coding sequence ATGTTAAAATATCAAGATGTAGCGAAAAAAATCCAGCAAGCGATTTATCAGCAAAATTTGCCTAAAGGTACGCAGTTGCCTAATATCGAAGGTTTAATTCAGCAATATCAAGTCAGTCGAACCACTATTATTAAGGCACTAAATCGTCTTGAAAGACATGGCGTAATTTATCAAATCCAAGGTAGTGGTATTTTTGTTCGGCAACCCAAAAAACAAGGTTATCTAAATTTTTTAGAAAGTCATGGGTTTAGTGTCGATCTCAATGATTTACCTGGCTCATCGCAAGTATTTAATGTTGATGTTATGCAACCTAATGTCAAAGTTAAAGAATACCTCCAGTGTGAAGATGATGAGTATGTTTATTATATAAAACGGTTGCGTTTGGTTGAAGGTAAAGTATATGGCTTTGAACAATCTTATTATCGAAAAAAAATTGTTTCTTATTTAAATAAAGAAATTGCTGAAAACTCAATTTTTAGTTATGTAAAAGATATTTGTAAGGTCAATATCGGTTTTTCAGACAAATATTTTAAAGCTATAAAATTAGATGAAGATATCGCGCCTTATTTAGGTTTAAATGCTGGCGATCCTGCTCTATGTGTTGAAGAAATCTTTTATACTTCTTCTGGTGAACCTTTCGATTTTTCACAAATTATCTATCATTACGATAATGCGAAATTCTTCGTTCAAAGTCATTCAAAATAG
- a CDS encoding glucose PTS transporter subunit IIA produces the protein MSSKIRDYNKLAVDILNELGGEDNIVTVARCATRLRVVTQSTPENAKETIANFSGVITVVEKGGQIQIVIGTNVDKVYNAFTQLLKSGNKVDVNSKSSILNRVIATMSAVFAPFVYVLAGAGILQGILILINLAFPGFDKTSTCQVFSFISWAPFTFLPIFIAITASQHFRCNIYIAVACCAALLSPTWAEIAKFIKEGGTFDLFGLPLSETTYMSTVLPPLFLVWLLSYLERFLEPRLHSIIKPLFMPFICLVIMVPLTLLVVGPLTAGAARYISIGYNYLVDFAPWLAGAIIGAFWQVLVIFGVHWGITPIVLENMKLNGQDSFQAYQTIAVIGQVGAALGFYIKTRSSEMKGVSISAFVTGLFGITEPAIYGVNLRFKKPFIYGCACASIGGIVAGFFTPYFYAYAPLAGPLTIVNTINPEHYNSVIGVSIGSLIALFGPVILIQIFGTNENNQNNGKIENDTPKIVLDKINITSPMIGKALPLSEVPDPAFAQKLMGEGIAIEPTENHIYAPYNGKVTAVFESSKHAIGLSLDNGVELLIHVGIDTVNLTNNEFSYHVSMGQQVKTGDLLISFDPQAIKQAGYPLITPIIIVNTDQYQLITLTENKDVNLDDIIFEIKQ, from the coding sequence ATGTCATCCAAAATTAGAGATTATAATAAATTGGCCGTTGATATTTTAAATGAGTTAGGCGGTGAAGATAATATTGTTACCGTAGCTCGTTGTGCCACTCGTTTGCGTGTGGTGACACAATCTACCCCCGAAAATGCCAAAGAAACAATTGCCAATTTTTCGGGTGTTATCACGGTAGTTGAAAAAGGTGGACAAATTCAAATTGTTATCGGTACTAATGTAGATAAAGTCTATAATGCCTTTACCCAATTACTGAAAAGTGGTAATAAAGTAGATGTAAATAGTAAAAGTAGCATTTTAAACCGTGTTATTGCCACTATGTCAGCCGTTTTTGCTCCATTTGTTTATGTATTAGCTGGTGCAGGGATATTACAAGGTATCTTGATTTTAATTAATCTGGCCTTCCCTGGTTTTGATAAAACGAGCACTTGTCAAGTATTTAGTTTTATCTCTTGGGCTCCATTCACTTTTTTACCTATATTTATTGCCATTACCGCATCGCAACATTTCCGTTGTAATATCTATATTGCGGTAGCGTGTTGTGCTGCGCTGCTTTCACCGACCTGGGCAGAGATAGCAAAATTTATTAAGGAAGGTGGAACATTTGATTTATTTGGTTTACCACTGTCTGAAACCACTTATATGTCTACCGTATTACCACCACTATTTTTAGTTTGGTTGCTGTCTTATTTAGAACGTTTCTTAGAACCTAGATTACATAGCATTATTAAACCATTGTTCATGCCATTCATCTGTTTAGTTATCATGGTACCACTAACGTTACTAGTAGTTGGACCTCTTACTGCTGGGGCTGCACGCTATATATCAATCGGATACAACTATTTAGTTGATTTTGCTCCATGGTTAGCTGGTGCTATTATTGGGGCATTCTGGCAAGTACTTGTTATATTCGGCGTCCATTGGGGAATAACTCCAATAGTTTTAGAAAACATGAAGCTAAATGGTCAAGATTCATTCCAAGCTTATCAAACTATTGCCGTAATCGGTCAAGTTGGTGCGGCACTTGGATTCTATATCAAAACACGTTCTTCCGAGATGAAAGGGGTATCAATATCAGCATTTGTAACTGGTCTATTTGGTATTACTGAACCAGCAATTTATGGGGTTAACTTACGCTTCAAAAAACCATTTATTTACGGTTGTGCGTGTGCATCAATTGGTGGTATTGTCGCTGGTTTCTTTACACCTTACTTCTACGCTTATGCCCCATTAGCTGGTCCATTAACTATTGTTAATACGATTAATCCAGAACATTATAATTCAGTAATCGGTGTATCCATTGGTTCGTTAATTGCGTTATTTGGACCAGTTATTCTTATACAAATTTTTGGTACCAATGAAAATAACCAAAATAATGGAAAAATTGAAAATGATACGCCCAAAATTGTTCTTGATAAAATCAATATTACTAGTCCCATGATCGGTAAAGCATTACCTCTGAGTGAAGTACCAGATCCAGCATTTGCTCAGAAATTGATGGGGGAAGGAATTGCAATAGAACCAACTGAGAACCATATTTATGCACCTTATAATGGTAAAGTGACCGCCGTTTTTGAAAGTTCAAAACATGCTATCGGTTTAAGTTTAGATAATGGCGTAGAATTATTAATTCACGTTGGTATTGACACTGTTAATCTAACTAACAATGAATTTAGTTACCATGTGAGTATGGGACAACAAGTTAAAACGGGTGATTTATTAATTAGCTTTGATCCACAAGCAATTAAACAAGCTGGTTACCCATTAATCACACCAATTATTATTGTTAATACTGATCAGTACCAATTGATCACATTAACTGAAAATAAAGACGTAAATCTTGACGATATCATATTCGAAATTAAGCAATAA
- the cptA gene encoding phosphoethanolamine transferase CptA — MQKLDNSGSFNWRSLIYVILFFCYFSCSLQLYIVLSGHANFIGLRDSIIYSMIWLVPVLFFPRYTKKIATVYGIIIGGLSLISIGYFTIYRQEFSQSVFFVMAESNYNESHEFISQYLSIKLVIVLLIYILLGFFLWLKVKPIYVKNMTKWLVSIFIVVYALMPLCIGVVIKKMSFAQATQHLQERMETTVPWQLINSYLAYRSQLSNMENILNHLQTLPKFENLTDANGDTPRTLVLVIGESTTRNRMGIYGYERNTTPLIEQFKQDNPDFVVFNDVVSSRPYTIEILQQALTLADEQNPDLYLSKPSLIHLMKQAGYKTFWITNQQTMTKRNTMLTMFSKQADEQFYMNNDRNQSSRQYDSSVFEPFKKVLHDPAEKKFIVIHLLGTHMKYELRYPQSTDYQRFNNRSDLAFKLDDDKLKVYNSYDNAITYNDFVTTKLFNLFKDSQENGFMLYFSDHGEDVYQTPPHDILGRNEKAPTKVMYTVPFMLWQSPKWLASHPNHYQSYVNRKFSTQDLIHTWSDLAGLSYKSYAPEKSIVNPKFEQSIRWIGDPHDKKGLSDFDKLTK, encoded by the coding sequence ATGCAAAAGTTAGATAATTCTGGAAGTTTTAATTGGCGTTCATTGATCTATGTAATTTTATTTTTTTGTTACTTTTCTTGTAGTTTGCAACTCTATATTGTTTTGTCTGGACATGCTAATTTTATTGGTTTACGCGATTCAATTATTTACAGCATGATTTGGTTGGTACCGGTATTATTTTTCCCTCGTTATACAAAAAAAATTGCTACTGTTTATGGCATTATAATTGGGGGATTATCATTAATTTCTATTGGTTATTTCACCATATATCGACAAGAGTTTTCACAGAGTGTTTTTTTTGTAATGGCCGAGTCCAATTATAATGAATCACATGAGTTTATCTCTCAATATTTAAGCATTAAGTTAGTTATAGTATTGCTGATCTATATTTTGCTTGGTTTTTTTCTATGGCTTAAAGTCAAACCTATTTATGTTAAAAATATGACTAAATGGTTAGTGTCTATATTCATTGTTGTTTATGCATTAATGCCGCTTTGTATTGGTGTTGTAATAAAAAAAATGTCATTTGCACAAGCCACTCAACATTTACAAGAACGTATGGAAACTACAGTGCCGTGGCAATTGATCAACAGTTATTTAGCATATCGTTCACAATTGTCGAATATGGAGAATATTTTAAATCATTTGCAAACATTGCCTAAGTTTGAAAACTTAACGGATGCTAATGGTGATACACCAAGAACATTAGTATTGGTGATTGGTGAATCGACTACACGTAATCGTATGGGGATTTATGGTTATGAACGCAATACTACACCGTTGATTGAACAATTTAAGCAAGATAATCCTGATTTTGTTGTGTTTAATGATGTAGTTTCATCAAGACCTTATACTATTGAAATATTACAGCAAGCCCTAACTTTGGCAGATGAACAAAATCCAGATTTATATCTTAGCAAACCATCTCTTATTCACCTTATGAAGCAAGCTGGTTATAAAACCTTTTGGATCACTAATCAACAGACTATGACAAAACGTAATACGATGTTAACTATGTTTTCTAAACAAGCTGATGAACAGTTTTATATGAATAACGATCGTAATCAAAGTTCACGACAATATGACTCATCGGTATTTGAACCATTTAAAAAAGTATTACATGATCCTGCTGAAAAGAAATTTATCGTCATTCACCTGCTTGGTACGCATATGAAATATGAATTGCGCTATCCTCAAAGTACTGATTATCAGCGTTTTAATAATAGATCAGATTTAGCATTTAAACTTGATGATGATAAGTTAAAGGTTTATAACAGTTATGATAATGCAATAACCTATAATGACTTTGTAACAACCAAACTATTTAATTTATTTAAAGATAGTCAGGAAAATGGTTTTATGTTGTATTTTTCTGATCATGGTGAAGATGTTTATCAAACCCCTCCGCATGATATTCTAGGTCGTAATGAAAAAGCGCCTACTAAGGTGATGTATACTGTACCATTCATGCTATGGCAGTCACCAAAATGGCTAGCTAGTCATCCCAATCACTATCAGTCCTATGTGAATAGAAAATTCAGTACTCAAGACTTGATTCATACTTGGTCTGATTTAGCAGGGCTTAGTTATAAATCCTATGCTCCAGAAAAAAGTATAGTAAATCCGAAATTTGAACAATCGATTCGTTGGATTGGCGATCCTCATGATAAAAAAGGCTTATCTGATTTTGATAAGTTAACTAAATAA
- the rph gene encoding ribonuclease PH encodes MRPSGRSAEQVRPIKITRHYTKHAEGSVLVEFGETKVLCNATIEESVPRFLKGQNQGWVTAEYGMLPRATNSRTQREAAKGKQTGRTMEIQRLIARSLRAMIDLKLLGEYTITLDCDVIQADGGTRTASITGASVALVDAINMMLESGKIKQNPIKSLVAAVSVGIVNSEAVCDLEYIEDSNAETDMNVVMTDDGRIIEVQGTAEGEPFSHEELLTLLELAKNGITTIIEAQKQALKD; translated from the coding sequence ATGCGCCCGTCTGGTCGATCCGCGGAACAAGTCCGCCCAATCAAAATAACCCGTCATTACACTAAGCATGCAGAAGGTTCTGTATTAGTCGAGTTTGGTGAAACAAAAGTACTTTGTAATGCAACAATTGAAGAATCTGTACCTCGCTTTCTAAAAGGTCAAAATCAAGGTTGGGTAACCGCTGAATATGGTATGTTGCCTCGAGCAACCAATTCAAGAACTCAACGTGAAGCGGCAAAAGGAAAACAAACAGGCCGTACGATGGAAATCCAACGCCTTATTGCCCGTTCATTACGCGCAATGATTGATCTAAAATTATTAGGGGAATATACCATTACATTAGACTGTGATGTTATCCAAGCTGATGGAGGCACTAGAACAGCATCAATAACTGGTGCTAGTGTGGCATTAGTTGACGCAATAAACATGATGTTAGAAAGTGGTAAAATCAAGCAAAACCCAATTAAATCTTTAGTGGCTGCCGTATCGGTAGGCATTGTTAATAGTGAAGCGGTATGCGACTTAGAATATATTGAAGATTCTAATGCCGAAACCGATATGAATGTGGTAATGACTGATGATGGTCGTATCATTGAAGTTCAAGGTACTGCCGAAGGTGAACCATTTAGTCATGAAGAATTATTAACTTTATTAGAACTGGCAAAAAATGGCATTACAACCATTATAGAAGCACAAAAACAAGCTTTAAAAGATTAA
- the dinB gene encoding DNA polymerase IV — protein MRKIIHVDMDCFYAAVEMRDNPRYRNIPIAVGGDPRKRGVVSTANYLARQFGVHSAMSMAQAIKLCPNLKVIPGRHAVYKEVSNQIQQIFKRYTQAIETLSLDEAYLDVTDCKLFYGSATLIAQDIRQAIYKELELTASAGVAPLKFLAKIASDINKPNGQYVITPEQVGSFIEQLPLKKIPGVGKVTEKKLTELGLYTCKDVVNYDLTKLLNQFGKFGRILYERCQGIDEREVCNDRQRKSVGVERTLVDDIHSWDECLAQFEPLFDELEKRLSKVRADLSIARQGVKFKFDDFQLTTQEHVWSKLDKDDLIEQAYKVWSERRNNRGVRLIGFHVTLIDPQVEKQLIFQF, from the coding sequence ATGCGAAAAATTATTCATGTCGATATGGATTGTTTTTATGCCGCTGTCGAAATGAGAGACAATCCCCGTTATCGCAATATTCCTATTGCGGTAGGGGGGGATCCGCGTAAGCGAGGTGTGGTATCAACTGCAAATTACTTAGCTCGTCAATTTGGTGTCCATAGTGCGATGTCCATGGCACAGGCAATTAAGCTCTGTCCTAATCTTAAAGTTATCCCCGGTCGGCATGCTGTTTATAAAGAAGTTTCTAATCAAATTCAGCAAATCTTTAAACGATATACGCAAGCTATTGAAACACTCTCCCTTGATGAAGCTTATCTCGATGTGACTGATTGTAAACTTTTTTACGGCTCAGCTACTTTAATTGCTCAAGATATCCGCCAAGCGATATATAAAGAACTCGAACTCACCGCTTCGGCAGGTGTTGCTCCACTTAAGTTCTTAGCCAAAATAGCTTCTGACATTAATAAGCCTAACGGACAGTATGTAATTACACCTGAACAAGTAGGGAGTTTTATTGAGCAGTTACCGCTAAAAAAAATTCCTGGTGTGGGTAAAGTAACTGAGAAAAAGCTAACTGAATTGGGATTATATACTTGTAAGGATGTGGTCAATTATGACCTAACAAAATTGCTTAATCAGTTTGGTAAGTTTGGTCGAATTTTATATGAACGTTGTCAAGGTATAGATGAACGTGAAGTTTGTAATGACAGACAACGTAAATCCGTAGGTGTAGAGCGTACTTTAGTTGATGATATTCATAGTTGGGATGAGTGTTTAGCTCAATTTGAACCGTTATTTGATGAACTCGAAAAAAGATTAAGCAAAGTTCGTGCTGATTTATCGATTGCAAGGCAAGGTGTCAAATTTAAATTTGATGATTTTCAACTGACAACCCAAGAACATGTATGGTCAAAATTGGATAAGGATGATCTGATTGAACAGGCTTATAAAGTGTGGTCAGAAAGACGAAATAATCGAGGTGTAAGATTAATTGGTTTTCATGTCACTTTAATTGATCCTCAAGTTGAAAAACAGCTAATTTTTCAATTTTGA